One genomic region from Microscilla marina ATCC 23134 encodes:
- a CDS encoding saccharopine dehydrogenase C-terminal domain-containing protein produces MAHILVIGAGRSADALIDYLAKAVQTYQWKMTVADVSTDLLTQKLAPYPHVKTLVFDIYNHSQATETIAKVDMVVSLLPASLHAEVAKYCLIHQKHLLTASYLSEEIKAMAKDVEEAGLIFLNEIGLDPGIDHMSAMQMIDEIKSQNGNIVSFKSYTGGLVAPEYDNNPWHYKFTWNPRNVILAGKGGTAQYIENGQYKYIPYHQLFNQTDSLEVEGLGKFETYANRDSLKYRELYGLDHIPTMLRGTLRGDGYCSAWAVLVSLGLTSDDFEVDTKGMTYRTFTEAFFPETSAQSTVDKLASFIGKSADHEIIQKIAWAGLLDDIPIPVKGSPAFILQHLLEQKWKLEDNDKDMIVMQHQFEYQLTNQTKYAKTSDLVVLGDENHTAMAKTVGLPLAIAAKLILLGKINLKGVFIPTLKEIYAPVMAELLQLGIEFKERQTQLA; encoded by the coding sequence ATGGCACATATTTTAGTTATAGGAGCAGGAAGGTCTGCTGATGCGCTTATCGATTATCTGGCAAAAGCCGTGCAAACTTATCAATGGAAAATGACAGTTGCTGATGTGTCTACTGACCTGTTGACACAAAAGTTGGCACCTTATCCACACGTTAAAACGCTGGTGTTTGATATATATAACCATTCGCAAGCAACTGAAACTATAGCCAAAGTCGATATGGTGGTCTCCTTATTACCGGCCAGCTTACATGCCGAGGTAGCCAAATATTGCTTAATCCATCAAAAACACTTATTGACAGCCTCTTATTTGTCAGAAGAAATTAAAGCCATGGCAAAAGATGTAGAAGAAGCTGGGCTGATATTTTTAAATGAAATAGGGCTAGACCCAGGCATTGATCATATGTCGGCAATGCAAATGATTGATGAGATCAAGTCACAAAATGGCAATATTGTGTCCTTTAAATCATATACAGGTGGCTTGGTTGCCCCAGAGTATGACAACAATCCCTGGCATTATAAGTTTACCTGGAACCCCCGTAATGTAATATTAGCAGGCAAAGGAGGCACTGCACAGTATATAGAAAACGGACAATACAAGTATATTCCTTATCATCAATTATTCAATCAAACAGACTCCTTAGAGGTAGAGGGCTTGGGAAAGTTTGAAACCTACGCCAACCGTGACTCACTCAAATACCGCGAGTTGTACGGGTTAGATCATATTCCTACCATGTTGCGTGGCACCCTCAGAGGCGATGGTTATTGTAGCGCCTGGGCTGTTTTGGTCAGTTTGGGGCTTACCTCAGACGATTTTGAAGTAGACACCAAGGGGATGACTTACCGTACCTTTACTGAGGCATTTTTTCCTGAGACCAGTGCTCAGAGTACTGTTGATAAACTTGCAAGTTTTATAGGCAAGTCTGCTGACCATGAGATCATTCAAAAAATTGCCTGGGCAGGTTTATTAGACGATATTCCTATTCCAGTAAAAGGTTCTCCCGCTTTTATATTACAACATTTGCTAGAGCAGAAATGGAAATTAGAAGACAATGACAAAGATATGATTGTCATGCAACATCAGTTTGAGTATCAGCTAACAAACCAAACAAAATATGCCAAAACATCTGACTTGGTAGTACTAGGCGACGAAAACCATACTGCTATGGCAAAAACAGTAGGGCTGCCATTGGCTATAGCTGCCAAACTCATTTTGTTAGGCAAAATCAACTTAAAAGGGGTTTTTATTCCTACACTCAAAGAAATATATGCACCTGTCATGGCTGAGTTGTTGCAACTTGGGATAGAGTTTAAGGAAAGACAAACACAATTGGCATAG
- a CDS encoding PAS domain S-box protein gives MNNKHRVIKNKIILFFISFAVIFFILQLFINVYNSKIENYNKLYNEISKANKDISSSLLFAHHISQQYETENSQRLLRKSINRYQVMLNLVTQEGEVAVEQESISLPGNTPEFRLNLDLIAPIWNTYKTNALTLASRVQFDYNQYNKLSPAQAVLDFWAAQQKIINDSIATQGINELLNAKDTIAAIDALALKLAKKYKLTLNKDYSLDSISTKAYKALQQNIDPLSKQTNELLDSCESIVNNTQATLQLLLYINWGMFFLFLALGYLVYNTWIAIPIQKINNSAALIQTGDLDQRIDYKKQNEIGIIADTLNLLIGKIRQATTFIKGIEQGELDLSYEAEEKDTLSEALLNMREKLSAVNIEEQERAWANKGLAMFSNILQTYRENTQTLGYEIISNIVKYIDANQGGIYIVNDNDEQNIFIELLASYAFGKQKYRIQQINTNEGLVGQAYNDVDTIYVTDIPNDYVDISSGMGGANPSCILVIPLKLNETVYGVMELASFEEIPRYKIDFLEKLGENIASTLYAVKTTEQTHKLLLESTEITRQMRDQEKEMRDNLLTLQHTQGEMEENQEVLTAQSYAMNTTLITLEMDIEFKILNANELFLETMNYSAAEITGKHYRMFIDTEDFESDDYKALWNDLKNGVPHKGEFKQIAKYGKEVWLQTTFTPIKNKEGKTYKILKIAFDVTTDKKLRLDFQGQLESFRRSNATVEYDMDGNILEANDIFLRLMEYKRDDIIGQNHAVLVTNEERNSEAYQLLWDKLVQGEYHSGESRRVSKNGKEIWIQGSFNPIFDLSGKPYKLVEFAVDITDRKNAERKILLTQRKLQNREANLKAVINNTEEMILTVDQSYKITLLNDKMRAAYATRNITLKAGLNITETFQEDKFNYWKQHYDKTLEGEKIQIEEIFNHPENNQDIYWQFSFIPIKNKLRKITGVAVFIKDITKQKQEAFEKEKIAINIASIKEQETAKAQEILETQQKSIARIIEKFEKEKADLQEALKAKEQELEMLRKK, from the coding sequence ATGAATAATAAACATAGGGTCATCAAAAATAAAATCATCCTATTCTTTATTTCATTTGCAGTTATATTTTTTATTTTACAACTGTTTATCAATGTATACAACAGTAAAATAGAAAACTATAATAAACTGTATAATGAGATTTCTAAAGCCAATAAAGATATTAGCTCTTCTCTTTTGTTTGCGCATCATATTAGCCAACAATATGAAACTGAAAACAGTCAACGTTTACTGCGTAAAAGTATAAATCGTTATCAGGTAATGCTTAACCTTGTAACCCAGGAAGGAGAGGTAGCAGTAGAGCAAGAAAGTATTAGTTTGCCAGGCAATACACCTGAGTTCCGGTTAAACTTAGACCTTATTGCTCCTATATGGAATACTTATAAAACAAATGCGCTCACCCTGGCAAGTCGTGTACAATTTGATTACAATCAATATAACAAATTGTCTCCCGCGCAAGCCGTGCTTGATTTTTGGGCAGCCCAACAAAAAATTATCAACGATTCTATTGCTACTCAAGGTATTAATGAATTGCTCAATGCCAAAGATACTATAGCTGCCATTGATGCATTGGCATTGAAACTTGCCAAAAAATACAAACTTACTTTAAACAAAGATTATTCTTTAGACTCGATAAGCACCAAAGCTTACAAGGCGCTTCAGCAAAATATTGATCCTTTGTCAAAACAAACCAATGAGTTACTTGACAGTTGTGAGTCTATTGTAAACAATACTCAGGCAACCCTACAGTTGTTGTTGTATATCAATTGGGGGATGTTTTTCTTGTTTCTTGCTTTAGGGTACCTGGTGTATAACACTTGGATAGCCATACCAATTCAAAAAATAAACAACAGTGCAGCACTCATTCAAACGGGAGACCTTGACCAAAGAATAGATTATAAAAAACAAAATGAGATAGGAATTATTGCTGATACACTTAACTTGTTGATTGGTAAAATACGTCAGGCAACCACTTTTATCAAAGGTATTGAACAAGGCGAGTTGGATTTATCTTATGAAGCCGAAGAAAAAGATACTTTGTCAGAAGCACTGCTAAACATGCGCGAAAAACTAAGTGCAGTAAATATAGAGGAGCAAGAACGTGCCTGGGCAAACAAAGGGTTGGCGATGTTTAGCAATATTTTACAAACTTACCGTGAAAACACCCAAACACTCGGTTATGAGATCATCTCTAACATTGTAAAATACATTGATGCCAACCAAGGAGGCATTTATATAGTAAATGACAATGACGAGCAGAATATATTTATAGAATTATTGGCTAGTTATGCCTTTGGAAAGCAAAAATACCGAATCCAACAAATCAACACAAACGAAGGCTTGGTAGGACAGGCTTACAACGATGTAGACACTATTTATGTGACCGATATTCCTAATGATTATGTAGATATTTCTTCGGGAATGGGAGGGGCTAACCCTAGCTGCATTTTGGTTATTCCATTAAAGCTAAATGAAACGGTGTACGGGGTAATGGAATTGGCATCGTTTGAGGAGATACCTAGGTATAAAATTGATTTTCTTGAAAAGTTAGGCGAAAACATTGCATCTACCTTGTATGCAGTAAAAACCACAGAACAAACCCACAAACTCTTGTTGGAGTCTACGGAGATTACCCGACAAATGCGTGACCAAGAAAAGGAAATGCGCGACAACCTGCTTACCTTACAACATACTCAAGGAGAAATGGAAGAAAATCAAGAAGTGCTTACTGCACAGTCGTACGCCATGAATACGACCTTGATTACACTGGAAATGGACATTGAGTTTAAAATATTGAATGCCAATGAGTTGTTTTTAGAAACTATGAATTATTCGGCAGCTGAAATTACTGGCAAACATTACCGAATGTTTATAGATACCGAAGATTTTGAAAGCGACGATTACAAGGCATTGTGGAATGACCTGAAAAATGGAGTGCCTCATAAGGGAGAGTTTAAGCAAATCGCTAAGTATGGCAAAGAGGTGTGGTTGCAAACTACCTTTACTCCCATTAAAAATAAAGAAGGTAAAACGTATAAAATTCTTAAAATTGCCTTTGATGTTACGACCGACAAAAAACTAAGGCTTGATTTCCAGGGGCAGCTCGAGTCTTTCCGTCGTTCAAATGCCACTGTGGAGTATGATATGGATGGCAACATTCTGGAAGCAAACGATATCTTCCTGCGTTTGATGGAATATAAGCGTGACGATATTATTGGGCAAAACCATGCCGTATTGGTTACTAACGAAGAACGCAACTCTGAAGCTTATCAACTACTGTGGGATAAACTGGTACAAGGCGAGTATCATTCGGGTGAGTCGCGCCGAGTGTCTAAAAACGGAAAAGAAATATGGATACAGGGCAGTTTTAATCCTATATTTGACCTGAGTGGCAAACCTTACAAGCTGGTAGAGTTTGCGGTAGATATAACCGATAGAAAGAACGCTGAGCGTAAAATATTACTGACTCAACGTAAACTACAAAATAGAGAAGCCAACCTAAAAGCAGTGATTAACAACACTGAAGAGATGATTTTGACGGTAGACCAAAGTTATAAAATCACTTTGCTGAATGATAAAATGAGGGCAGCCTATGCTACTCGAAATATTACCCTAAAAGCAGGATTAAATATTACAGAGACATTTCAGGAAGATAAGTTTAACTACTGGAAACAGCATTATGATAAAACACTGGAAGGCGAAAAAATACAAATAGAAGAGATTTTTAATCACCCTGAAAACAACCAGGATATTTATTGGCAGTTTTCTTTTATCCCTATTAAGAATAAGCTTCGTAAAATCACTGGAG
- a CDS encoding GumC domain-containing protein: MSQSKSKPEEEKNAAKPITNLNEQTKKVVQSDEIDLRELWGQFVSFLRVVIKGIIKRGLLLAVFLGIGGGVGFYFHKVSAPTYKTRMLIDAKEADYSILSGLLGTLQNLADEGNHKALTNILKIDPAIAKTIVSIKAVDKLVVLKDLSAQQNKELKPGKDERQASSKERDKEIFQLKDKKFAIELSLTDNANVTALEGAIITYLQENEYMKKRVNTKKMFLTQKKEKLRQEIQELDSLKRHIAKVFTRKDQNIQITDPGTISKLYEEAVKLREEELKVDTTLALIDNVQIVEGFVKFNNPSIKVTKRIKTGLYIGFAIWFLLVLWLDVRKPFMKFLNSEPKNSD, from the coding sequence ATGAGTCAGAGTAAAAGTAAGCCTGAAGAAGAAAAAAACGCAGCAAAACCTATTACAAATCTAAACGAACAGACAAAAAAGGTAGTTCAATCAGATGAAATAGACTTGAGGGAGCTATGGGGTCAGTTTGTTAGCTTTTTGAGAGTAGTCATTAAAGGAATAATAAAAAGAGGACTCTTATTAGCTGTTTTTCTAGGGATTGGAGGAGGAGTTGGCTTTTATTTTCATAAAGTTTCAGCACCTACCTATAAAACCAGAATGTTGATTGATGCAAAAGAGGCTGATTACTCTATTTTGTCAGGCTTGTTGGGAACTTTGCAAAACTTAGCGGATGAAGGTAACCATAAAGCTCTTACCAATATACTTAAAATTGACCCAGCAATAGCCAAAACCATTGTATCGATCAAAGCAGTAGATAAGTTAGTAGTGCTTAAAGACTTAAGTGCTCAGCAAAACAAAGAGTTGAAACCAGGGAAAGATGAAAGACAAGCCAGTTCTAAAGAAAGGGACAAAGAGATTTTTCAACTCAAAGACAAAAAATTTGCGATAGAGTTAAGCCTGACTGATAATGCCAATGTCACAGCCCTAGAAGGCGCAATTATTACTTATCTTCAGGAAAATGAATACATGAAGAAAAGAGTAAATACCAAAAAGATGTTTTTAACTCAAAAAAAAGAAAAACTTAGGCAAGAAATCCAAGAACTTGACTCTCTCAAACGCCACATTGCCAAGGTATTTACTCGCAAAGATCAAAACATTCAAATTACAGACCCAGGTACAATTTCTAAGCTTTATGAGGAAGCTGTAAAACTACGAGAAGAAGAGCTAAAAGTAGATACAACCCTTGCTTTGATAGACAATGTACAAATAGTAGAAGGTTTTGTAAAGTTTAATAACCCTAGTATTAAAGTAACCAAGCGTATAAAAACAGGATTATACATTGGCTTTGCCATCTGGTTTCTGCTAGTTTTATGGCTGGATGTACGCAAACCTTTTATGAAGTTTTTAAATAGTGAACCAAAAAACAGTGATTAA
- a CDS encoding efflux RND transporter periplasmic adaptor subunit, with protein sequence MDKVIQKKQWTLKKVFSLGGAGGLLLLLLIYSFFGNSSAKLNVSQGKITIASVQKANFQEFIVVDGVAQPIKTVFLDIIEGGRVEKIFVEDGYQVKKGDSILKFTNTALQIDFMNRESQLLDMINERQTTQINMRQNELQTLNELADIEYRLKQAKRNHRRDSQLIKGKAIAKQVYFTSKDNYDYQQRKFELAKRSIKQNTMLRAERLNQLDASIQRMQRNIGLSQRTLDNLYVIAPISGQLSTLKAEVGESKSPGENIGQIDNLDGYKINVGIDEHYISKVYTGLKGTFELEGKNYELVVKKVYPEVQSGEFKVDMEFLKTIPAKIRRGQTLQIKLQLSSSQQAVLIPRGGFYQATGGGWIFVVNPNGDKAVKRNIKLGRQNPHYYEVTQGLKLGEKVVVSSYEGYENIDQLVLQK encoded by the coding sequence ATGGACAAAGTAATTCAGAAGAAACAGTGGACACTCAAAAAAGTCTTCAGCCTTGGAGGAGCGGGTGGATTATTACTTTTACTATTGATTTACAGTTTTTTTGGTAATTCTTCAGCGAAACTGAATGTAAGCCAAGGAAAAATAACTATCGCCTCAGTACAAAAAGCTAACTTTCAGGAGTTTATAGTAGTTGATGGTGTAGCCCAGCCGATCAAAACCGTGTTTCTAGACATTATAGAAGGTGGCAGGGTTGAAAAGATTTTTGTAGAAGATGGATACCAAGTAAAAAAAGGAGATAGTATTTTGAAATTCACCAATACTGCTTTGCAGATTGATTTTATGAACCGCGAGTCACAATTATTAGACATGATCAATGAACGACAAACTACCCAAATCAATATGAGGCAAAATGAATTACAAACTTTAAACGAGCTTGCAGACATAGAATACAGACTAAAACAAGCCAAACGAAATCATCGGCGCGACTCACAATTAATAAAAGGCAAGGCCATAGCAAAACAGGTATATTTTACCTCAAAAGATAATTATGACTACCAACAACGAAAGTTTGAATTAGCCAAGAGGTCAATCAAACAAAATACAATGCTTAGAGCCGAACGCTTGAACCAACTTGATGCTTCTATCCAACGTATGCAAAGAAACATTGGCTTGTCTCAACGTACACTAGACAACCTCTATGTAATAGCACCTATCAGCGGGCAGTTATCAACTCTCAAAGCCGAAGTGGGCGAGTCTAAATCTCCGGGTGAAAACATTGGACAAATCGATAACTTGGATGGCTATAAAATTAATGTAGGCATTGACGAACACTATATTTCTAAAGTATACACCGGACTCAAAGGAACATTTGAGTTAGAAGGAAAAAACTATGAATTGGTAGTAAAAAAAGTATACCCTGAGGTACAGTCGGGGGAGTTTAAGGTAGATATGGAGTTTTTGAAAACGATTCCGGCTAAAATTCGCCGAGGGCAAACCTTACAAATTAAACTACAACTCAGTAGTTCTCAGCAGGCAGTTTTAATCCCTCGTGGAGGATTTTATCAGGCAACTGGCGGTGGTTGGATATTTGTGGTAAACCCTAATGGAGACAAGGCTGTAAAACGTAACATAAAACTTGGGCGACAAAATCCACACTATTACGAAGTAACCCAAGGCTTGAAACTTGGCGAAAAAGTCGTTGTATCATCCTATGAAGGTTATGAAAATATTGACCAACTTGTGTTGCAAAAATAA